TGCTGCCAGAAGTCGGGTCAAATACCAtaacataatttaaaaattacacTTGGACTAACAGAAAGCATATGCAAGAGGCAAAAATATCCCAGCACTGTATTTTGACTGCTATAGGATGAAAGGTAAGAGGGAAGAAACCTTGCAAAGTAGCTCATTTAATGTGTTAATTTAATGGATAGCTCATACAAACATATGATGCAATCATTACAAGGCATACATAGGTACGAGTGCTTTTCTTtgctaaaagaaaaaagaaaagcacCTATCATTCTTTCCAAATTGCACACAGGCTAAGTGTATTGTCCATCACATTTCAGACAAAATGCATTTTGTAGGTTGGACGTGTATAACTGTGTGTCCAAACTTTTCCAATGGTCACCTGCATAATTCTACTCAGCTGTCTCACAGGACTAAAGGAATCAACTACTTGTCAAAAATGTCATTTTTGGAATATCAAGGATTTGTTGTAGCATTCCAATCCGGAAACACTATAATAAAGGGCAATGTGCTTCTCAGCATGTCCATCCAACGAAGGCAGATGATTCTAAAACCTTTAAAGGTCACTTAGATGCCCCCTAAAAATCTTTGTATCACAAAGGATATGATTAAACATAAATCTTCTTTCCTCGAACATTTCTTTTATAAGCACAATCGTTCATGCACCGCTTGATGATCCACTCTAAGCTTAGTGCGAAATTGTTTGAGAATCTAACTAATCATCCTCCAAGACAACTAAAACCCTCCAGCTCATAAATCCACATCGACCGAACCAAGTCGGATTCAAAAGGCAAACAAAAGGTATCATCTTTAAGTCCTATACACCCAAGTCCAGATCTTGCAAGAAGACCAAAGACAAACAATTGAAACAAATGCTAAGCCCACAAAACCCAAACGACTACAAAATCAACAATAATAACACGAGGAATCGATTCATTGAAAGAAGCAATGAAAGCATCGAGAGAATGGAACCCTCACCTATGGGGGCTTGAGATCCTTAGGGGAAGAATAAGAGAATGAAAGATTGATGTTAGAatccctttattttctgagcttttgaataatgttttattgagtttgtttagtttagtAAGAGTCGGATAAGGGttcatttaatatttatttattattaagagttcaagttctgatgaactctgggtggaactctataaatagagatgtatctATTTGTTTTCATcaagcaatgaaatattattcagtcttttgacaaaccctaggaggtcgatcccctttaagtgatcatcccctttttctcccatttcttctatgataaaaccctagggtcttatcaattgatgATGCGAGTCGAGATGTTGACCACTTCCTATGGCAACATCGCCACTAACTGGAGAGTGTTTTGCCATTTGGATGGAATGTTTTTAGTGACGTCACTATCCTTATTTTGATCACATAACTATTCCTAGAATTGGAGGCCTATGTGATAATTTATGAATAGGAAAGGATTATATTCGTCATGAAGCTGGAGTCCACTTGACTATTGCCGCAAGTGAGTTGAGTCAATCGGTTCGAATGAACCGGATTAGACGAGACATAGgtttaatttttatttgttttctatttttatcCAAAGAGGAACCACATGAAGAATGGCTTTTGTGTGGTCTTCTGTCCATATAAGaatcagtaaaaaaaaaatattgagaaggcaaagattgCAAGCACAAATGGACGTGTGGTTTTTATTGGTTATAcatttcttctcttatttttcttttcctttttatttttattttcttgataatAATTGGACATGTGGTTTTTATAAACCGTCCTTGCCCTCTTCATAGCAAATATACGAAGTCAATGAACCATCATCAACCATCACATTTGATCTAAACCTCATACTGACTTGAAACTTGCatccctttttccttttttttttttttggtggaagCATGCAGAAGCCCAGGCTATCATGTGCAGATCGTACATGAAATATTCAGCACTGGTCGGCTCCCTAACACTCTTGCGTTAGGATGACTAAACCATTGAATCTTCAGTTCATATAACAACAATGCATCGGTTTTATCTACTCTGAGCAAATAATGGTAGAACAATGCAAAAAAGGGCAGCAATCCATACCCCTATGTAACATGAGGTTCAACCTGacgcaacatgttcatcatggccTTGTTAACTTCCAAAAATACACCATTGAATATCTAAAGCAATTTCCAGGGAGAAAGTATCAAATATTGATCCAACGGAAAGAGAAACTACACAAGTTTATGCATGTATGATGAGTTCATCATTTGCACCTGTCTGAGACGAAGGAGTGGCAAGATCTTTCGTGTTCTTGGGTGCATGGCGttgatggatcaattgcaaacagAGAAATGACATGTTAATTaccaaaataacaaagaaaatcaatttatgacATAATAGACTATATATATTAAAAGGGTAGAGAAAAGGTGTCGCCCACCCTCGAATGCAGATGATGAAGAGAAACATCGCTTTAGGGCTACAGTCGACTCCACCCTTCATCCTGGCCTCTCTCTTCAAACGAATCAGCTGTTTTTCCTACCAAAAATGGGAACTCCAAACGAGATAAAAATCGAATTTTTAACAACACGAACGAAATAGAACGATCACACCGACAGTGCAGTGGTCAGTAATAAGCACCTGGGATTCGTACTCCTTAGCATACTGCTTGGCTCTACTGAAGATTAGTTTTCGGTTCTCCCTGGCCTTCTTCTTCTTGGCGTCGAGGTCCTGTTTCTTCACCAGAGCCCACTGctcctccctcttcctcttcttcagagCGGACTCCGGGATCACCGCCTTCGCCTCCGCAGTCGCCATCTCCCTCCCACTAGAAAAGACATACATCAAGACCCCAAATTGAGATCGTAGGAATTACGTTCGGTACCTTTTCCGGGTCGGCGACTGGATTCACGATCGAGAAGGCTTCAAGATCATGCCGACCGCTCGATCGAGCGACTGATGTGTCTTGGTATGAACGAATGAACCCAATAATTTCACTGATGGGTCGAGCCTCATGTTTCTGTTATGAAAAACGATACCACCGAACGCAAAAACAACATACAACTGAAAATACATTTGGTACTTTCTAATCTTGTTTCCGTAAACATAAAATCAACAAAACAAATCTTGTGATTGCGACTTGCACGAGTGTAAAGTCGAAAACTACTGTGCCGTCACGGTCCGCGACGTCACATAGCACACGATGAGTGAGACAACAACAGTTGGATCCCGTTCTAATCGGGTCAGTTTGGCATCGTCGTGTCGCAAGTCTTGACTTGAAACGACACTGATGCGCGTCTCCATTGATTTGGTTCAAGTCACTCCAGGTTTTAGCTCTCTCTCCGTCTCATCTTAGCCCAGACTTCTTGCTGGCGATTCCCGGGAAATAGACAAAGCGATTGAATTATTGCTAGCAGACAAACACGGGAAAGTACGGTGGTATATTACCGTCAGCACGGATCTTGGTAGCACGAATCTAAAGGCAACATCTGAGCCACGCCCCATGCCGGCAGGTCAATTGGCGCAGTAAACCGTGATTCTCACCGCATGGAGTGTTGTGAGTCACGAGGATGACGTGGACAGACGAAGGACACATGAAAAGGCAAATTACCGCCTCCGTTCCACGTGATACAACTTGCGGTCCGATGTTTAAGATGCCAACATTCCCAACATCTCAAGTCGATTGTATCTTACTTTATGGAAGTGCAGACGCTAACATTAGGAATATTTGAGGGATACATATGTAATATTATGATTTAAAGGGGTTAAATGCGTCATTTGATCGAATGTTGCTCGAGGTTGGTAATGGGCATCAAAGTGAGAAATTACCTGGAAACTTCCAAATCGTCTTCTCGGCGAAAAAAGAGCAAAGAATCCATGGATATGGGGTATAAGTTGGCGGAGGAGGCAAAGCTACGAGGAAAGCTCCTCCGCTTCTCTGCTTGGGGTTTCCCCTGCCGCACGTTTCCCTCCCCCAGAAAAGGTAAGCGCCGAGCCCCCAAACGTCTCTTGGCTTGTCGATGGCGGGAGGGCATCTCCTTTGGGAGCCCTTTTCTTCCGATCTCGATCGGTTTGCAACCGTCAAGGGCCGCTGATGCTCATTGGACGCCCCAGGTCCCGCGGACTGGGTGTCATCTTTCCTGCGACAGCATGGCCCAATCGTCGGGGAAGTCGTCACCCAGCGGGCGGTGGGACGAGGAGTGTGGCGGCGGTCGTGGTAGCGAAGACATCTGCGGTCCCTTCGACATACCTCCCAAGAATGCGCCGGTGGAGTGCCTCAGGCGGTGGAGGGTATGCTTTTTGATTCTTGAACCCTGGGGTTGTTGGACCTCCAGGGTTTTGTGTGGTTAGCATTCTTGTCGCTTCACTGAACGTCGATGGAGGATATCCATCTTGAATCTTGAATCATGGAGTAGTTATAACCGGAGTCTTATTCTATACTGAGAGACAACTTCTTTTCTGATCTTGGATGTTGAATTGATGCCAGGatagttattttttctttcttgatgtATGGTTGAATATCAATTGAGGAATAGGGCTTAAATTCGTAGGGAAGGATTGAGTGGAATAATTGGGTACCAGGTAGATGTTGGAGGGGACAATTCCCGAACAAAAGATTTTCGTTTTGCATTATTTGCTGGGAGTTAGCTACTGATGTAAAACAATGAAGAGGATTTGATTTTCCAAAAGATGTATGTATTGTGTCTTGGAAAAAGCCTTTTCTGGAGTTGTTTCAATATTACAAAGGTTCAGAATGTTCAGACAAAGCACAAAAAGTTGACAAACTTTACTGGTCATGTGAACTAAATACTCCAACTGaacaaagaaatcatttctttaAGAACCTTTTGTCTTCGGTCTTGACCTTTTTCTCCTTAATAAAATAGTTGATATGCTTAGATAAGTGTCTCATAGGAGACACTTGTCCATTGTATTTTACATTAGCActatgttttgtttcttggaaaagcCTTTTCTGGAGGAATTTCACTATTACAAAGGTTGTTCGGAATGTTCAGACAAAGAACAAAAAGTTGACAAACTTTACTGGTCATGTGAACTAAATACTCCAACTTAAGAAAGAAATCATTCCTTTAAGATCCATTGTTCTTCTGCCTTGAGCTTTTTCTCCTTAACAAAATAGTTGATATTGCTTACATATGTGTCTAACAAGAGACACATGTCCACTGTATTTAACAAGGATTGCTATTTCGGGTATCAGACCCGTTTCGGTGATCtaatcggaccggtacatactggtCGGTTTCAGAGTACCATTGTCAGTACATCAGTATGTATGGATGTtttggagaggaagaaaaagagggagaagtggAAGGGACGATGTAGGAAGTAGGAActagattaggaagaagaggaagaaggagaggcagcggaggaagaaggaagaagaagaaggggaagcggtggaggaggaaggaagaagactgagcagtagaggaggaagaagccagggcggtggaggagaaggaagaaggggaaatagtggaggaggaggaagatggaGTGATGGAGAAtggagtggaggaggaggaggagaaggaagaaggaagaagaggaggaggagaagaggagggcgTGTACTGGAGAGACAAATAGGCTGGTGACATCCAATagcgacagtggcaacggcaATGATAATCGTcgaagcagcaacaacaacattgTAAGAAATGGGGAGAAACGGGTTGCAAGTTCTAATTAGGGGTGGTGTCACATGCAATTTTAGGGTTTATTCTTTTTATATATGATTTGGAATTGACCGCTTGAAATGCGAGTGGTCCGCCTACCAGTACATACTACCTTGGTTTTTAATATAGCACAACAAACTTATCAGTAATCACCCACCTGTTTTATCAAGATAACTTATGATAGATTTAAAAACATATACTGCCAAATTAAACCAAGGATGAGCCAGTAGGGTCTCTAACACTATAAATTGTTTGTCCTGATCTAACCTGATGAGATAATTGAGCTAAAATGATTAATCCCAAATTAGTAGTAGTATACCATCAGGTCATTATAGGTCAGTCTAAATCCTTGCTCACTTCTGATGTGGGGCTAAACTGGGCTTTACATTGTTATTTGAATTCAGTAGTAGGTGAAGGGAGTGTTGAAAAAGGCTTACAATTGGGCACTTCAGAGCTCAAAGTTTACAAttgctttttaattttaaaactttgAGATACATTACAAGCCAAAACGTTTTATGAGAAGAATTCTAATATGCCTAAATCTTCTAGGAAGATATAAGTGCATGTAACATGAGACTATAAATGTAAGAGCTGACTTTGGAAGATGAGATTTTATACTTATCATCTATTTTAAAtcttaagaaaataaaaacattatATATAAGTATCTTGGACTAAAGAATCAGCGATATTCCCAAACTTGTTTAAGACTTTTGAGTTAAGCATGTGTCAATGAGATAGAGCATAATCATCTATAGGATAATCACCATAGTTTTATGGACAAGCTAATGTTTATGAAGTTGTTCTGCAGCATTTGGAGACGAGATAAGCTTGACCAAAAGGCTGAAAATGGTGGCAAATATAAGCTCAGTCTGTTCTCTTTTTGGATTGTAAAGGAATACTAGTTTAGGTTTTCTTTCAATATTAAAGTATGCAATTTTCAACTTCCTTTCATCCTTGGTAATTTTGTATCCTGCATCTTCATAAACTTAGTACTACAAAGTTATTCTGCCTCGCTAAATGCGGGGACATTTAGGGACAGGAGAGGGTATATCATCAGCCATGTCTTTGATAGGTGTATTGGTGTATCTCCTGCAGTTTCGTGAACTTGGTACTAAGAAAATCAGGCTGCCTCAATGCAAATCTGGCTGCCAAAATGCCATTTTTCCCTCTGTGTCTGGCATGGGATTCCCATTATATTCATTTGCATGTTTTTTTAGGACTAGTCCTTTGATTAAATTTCAAAGATAGCAAGCTCAATTAAAGACTATCTAGTTTTCAAGGACACTAAACACATTTAGGTATGAGCAGTCTTTCATAGAACTTTATTTCTTGAGGTATAGAGAATCTGAAATTTCTGATCAATGTGGGCTGGGATCCTCTTCTATACTGGAATCTAGTGCTGGGTGAATAGAAGCCACAAATAATTAAGGCCTTTTCTTATGATATGCTATATTATCTTGTCTCTAAGAAACACATTCAACATGCTATTAAAATCCTTCAACAATCTGTTGCTTGAGTTTACTTATTTTGCAGGTATCTTTGGGGATTCTAAGGTTTTTGTTAGATCTAAATTTGAAACAAACTGATGCAAAACCGATGTTGATCTACATCTATAGATGACAATGTGCACAATGACAAATGGATTTGGCTTTGCTAACAAATTGTATTAAATATTGTGTTGGCATGTTTTGACTATCAACATACACAAGACATTCTCAGTCACAGTTTGAGTGCTATGAAGAAATCAGATACCTGTATCTTCCTCTCCTTTAACAttctcttctttgctatttaAATATGTTCCACTGGTACTTTGGCTGGTGCACTTTGCAGTTCATTTGTGTAAGCAATATTAATGTGCAAAGGGTGCAAGTCTGCAAGATCAAAGTCAACTTTGAGATGCGGGCAGTCGAACCACAGTTTTTTTTTTGTAGTTGTTTAATCTTTTCATTTCAGTGGTGGACAAGAAAACATTGATTCCAAAGTTTTTAGCAGGGGGAAATATTATCATGGAATTTGGGATTCTAGCTCTTAAGAGATTAGAGGAGTAGCTATCTTTTATCCTCCTCTCTCTATGGGCAATAAAAGAAAGAGTTAAAGAGGTCTCAGTTGCCTTGACCAATCACTGCAGACCAATAATTTGCTGTCTATCTCAGCATTGCAACATTGTTTGTTACAATTAGAAGTTGAATGTAGAATGCCCTAGAACTAAGAGAAGGTAGTCATTCTTTCTAATATGAAAATGACGAAGCTAATAGAAAGTACATCATATATATTCAAACCATTAAATTATTACTTGGGTTCTCATTCTGCCCCTGATGAATTTTGTGTGATCCAAAAGTTGGCCATTTAGGATTCAGGTTGAGTTGTGAGTTATCGTTGCTCATTGACAGCATCGTGATAAAACATGACAAAACATATTTCCAAATTATCTTCTATATTATGGTATCGTTGAGAGATCATGACAAAACATCAAATTATCTTCTATGTTATATTTCCAAAATTTGTGATGGATTAGTGTTCTTGGATGTCAAATAACTATATTAATATGTTTTACCATTTTTTATCTTGATAAAGCCAGATGATAGGTTCATTTCTTTTTAGATCATGGATTGATGTTCTCATAAGCCATAAATTCAATGAGCAATACATAAATACTTGTTGATTCACTAGTTGAAGAGGTTCGTCATGAGTCTCCTCTACTGATATTCCCTATCTTATATATGTAAACTTGCTGGAAGAGAACCAACTATTTTTGTACTTACCTTAGGATGAGCACATGGTTGAAGTAAGAGGGGTGGGAGAAAAGAAAGAactgaataggattttttttgtaatttttatttagTTAGATAATGAACAAATATGCTTTCTTAGACTTGTTTGAATGATACTGGAAATACTTTAAGAGCTAGAGGAGAAAATAAAGCTAATACAAGTATGCAATCATCCTTCCAGTATTAGGTGGTTGATCTTGCAGGTTTCATCAATTATAATTTTTAGGATTAAGAGTTGATAGAACCTCTGGGATATGAATCAATTGGTAGTCAGCTTGTATtgcttttaaaataatataggtTTTGTTTGTTGTTCAGCAGAGTCATTTGCATCATTATGTTCTCAAAGCATAATGACAACAATTCTTATGTTGCTTAgaacataaaaatcatcaaaaccTACAAAGTCACATGCTTATTTTGTTTATTCCAGCCTAACCTTGACTGTCATGCATTGTCAATTCTTGTCACTGACTCACTCTTTGGTTGTGTGCATATGTGGCAGGGTATATTCCTCAATAGATATTAAGACCATGGTGTTTAATACACCGGACAAAAGCTTTCTGTGTTGCTAATTCTTTTCAGTTAATGTTTTGTCTTCTCTTTTGTGGATATTTTAAAAAACACTAGTTGGCACATGCTAGATATTCTAAATCCAACAGTGCAAAGAATGTTGGCAGCATTCTTTTATCCACTAAGTGGGATAAGGCCTTACAGTTGTGCATTTTTTTACATCATTAGGGGAGCATGTGTCATTTCAGATTCTTTCCCTTGTGTCTATTTTTGACATTATAATATCATTACCATGTTGAAGTTTTCTTATTATAACTTCTGCTTAAACAACTGTTTTCTTGATTGTGTTCAGCAAGCAGCTCTTGTGCTAAATGCTTCTCGTAGGTTTAGATATACCTTGGAtttgaggaaggaggaagaaaaggagCAAGTAAGGAGGAAGATCCGAGCGCATGCTCAAGTGATAAGGGTATAATTTTTGGTATAAAAGGTGCAACTTTTaggtacttcaaaatttccagtcTGCTTATAAATTTGAACTTTTTCAGGCAGCATTCCTTTTTAAAGAGGCAGGGGAGAGGGAGAAACCAGGtttttgatatgttattgttttgcAAATCACTTCAGTCTTGGTTTCATATTTTCTACTATATTTTAAGTTCTACTGTGGTATGTCACCATTAATTTTAAACAATATGCATGACATCCTATGTGcgtatttttgctcaaacaatTTGACACAGGAATTCCTGGAGTCCCAACACTTCCAGCTATTGGTTTTGGAATTGGACAAGAAGTTCTTACTAAAATAACCAgggaacatgatttttctgctctaCAAGGATATGGAGGGGCAAGTAACAAGTTATGTTTCAATATTGTATCTATCCTGCCCATTATTTGAATGCATAATGTACTGCTGATTTAGGTTAAAGGACTATCAAGTTTGTTGAAGACCAATTTGGAAAAAGGAATCAGTGGAGATGAAGCTGAACTATTGCGCAGGAGGAACTACTTTGGGTCCAACACTTACCCTCGgaagaaaggaagaagttttTGGGTATATGCTGAACTCATTCAATATCTCAACTGTTGGAGTCAAAGTGTCCTGTTGTAAAATTCTGTACGACTTGTGCTTTAGGTTTTCCTATGGGAAGCTTGGCAAGACCTAACCCTTATCATCCTTATGATAGCTGCAGCTTTGTCATTGGTGTTAGGCATAAAGACTGAGGTGAGATTGGCCTTGtaatattttaagtttatttACTTTTTACTTAGTTCCAATGGTATTCTAAAGCCTAAGACACCACTATTTCCTGCCAATGTTTTGCCTGGTCTTAGGTCTTTTTAATAGTATCCATAAACATGTCTTGGCTCACATAAAACCAGTTTCTGTGTTTTTTAATTTGAAGGAGCACAAAAATTCTTTTTGTACTAATGTTGCTTGGTCATAACTTGTTTTTGTGCAACATGTCATATCCTAGCAAATTGCAACAGTTTATTCCTTGCACAAGAGATGAAGTTGCTTATGCAAACAATTAACACATAGGTCTTTTGGTGAGAATTATATAATGCATGCTATGCCACATGTAGAGGACGGGCCATGATACAATGGTTAGGTTACTCCCTTTGTGACCTGGGAGAGTTTGAATCATAGAAATaacctttttaaatatttaaggtAAGACTGCGTATATTGACCCTATCAGATCTAGACCCCGCATTGGTGGGAGCCTCGTGCATTGCCCTTTTTTTTGTTGTGCCACATGTCATATGAGAGC
This genomic stretch from Musa acuminata AAA Group cultivar baxijiao chromosome BXJ3-9, Cavendish_Baxijiao_AAA, whole genome shotgun sequence harbors:
- the LOC135649326 gene encoding large ribosomal subunit protein uL30w-like isoform X1, which gives rise to MATAEAKAVIPESALKKRKREEQWALVKKQDLDAKKKKARENRKLIFSRAKQYAKEYESQEKQLIRLKREARMKGGVDCSPKAMFLFIICIRGWATPFLYPFNIYSLLCHKLIFFVILVINMSFLCLQLIHQRHAPKNTKDLATPSSQTDIQWCIFGS
- the LOC135649326 gene encoding large ribosomal subunit protein uL30w-like isoform X2 is translated as MATAEAKAVIPESALKKRKREEQWALVKKQDLDAKKKKARENRKLIFSRAKQYAKEYESQEKQLIRLKREARMKGGVDCSPKAMFLFIICIRGWATPFLYPFNIYSLLCHKLIFFVILVINMSFLCLQLIHQRHAPKNTKDLATPSSQTDWCSWK
- the LOC135649326 gene encoding large ribosomal subunit protein uL30w-like isoform X3, which codes for MATAEAKAVIPESALKKRKREEQWALVKKQDLDAKKKKARENRKLIFSRAKQYAKEYESQEKQLIRLKREARMKGGVDCSPKAMFLFIICIRGTRKILPLLRLRQIFNGVFLEVNKAMMNMLRQVEPHVT
- the LOC135649326 gene encoding large ribosomal subunit protein uL30w-like isoform X4, whose translation is MATAEAKAVIPESALKKRKREEQWALVKKQDLDAKKKKARENRKLIFSRAKQYAKEYESQEKQLIRLKREARMKGGVDCSPKAMFLFIICIRGTRKILPLLRLRQIGAVGSDALKH